From Vibrio splendidus, a single genomic window includes:
- the argB gene encoding acetylglutamate kinase: MSPNNQPLIIKLGGAALSCGETLSKLFGAISAYQQQAQRPIVIVHGGGYLVDDLMNKLNLETVKKEGLRVTPYDQIPLIAGALAGTANKLLQGQAIKDGINAVGLSLADGGLCKVSELNPELGAVGKAEPGDSTVLQAILNAGALPIISSIGLTEQGQLMNVNADQAAVAVAGALDAELVLLSDVSGVLDGKGHLIPSLNQQQADDLITGKVITDGMIVKVKAALEAANDLGRPIEVATWRYPDKLTQLFSGKSIGTQFLPQ; the protein is encoded by the coding sequence ATGAGCCCTAATAATCAACCATTAATCATAAAGTTAGGTGGCGCTGCGCTATCTTGTGGTGAAACACTTAGCAAGTTATTTGGTGCGATTTCAGCTTACCAACAGCAGGCACAGCGACCAATCGTGATTGTTCACGGCGGTGGTTACCTTGTTGATGATTTGATGAATAAGTTGAACCTTGAAACCGTTAAGAAAGAAGGGCTACGTGTTACTCCTTATGATCAGATTCCTTTGATCGCTGGTGCGCTAGCGGGCACGGCCAACAAATTGCTTCAAGGTCAGGCGATTAAAGACGGCATCAACGCCGTTGGTTTGAGCCTAGCTGATGGTGGTCTATGTAAAGTCAGCGAGCTGAACCCTGAATTAGGTGCAGTAGGTAAAGCGGAGCCGGGCGACTCAACCGTCCTGCAAGCGATTCTTAATGCTGGCGCACTGCCAATCATTAGCTCGATTGGTTTGACTGAGCAAGGCCAACTGATGAACGTTAATGCCGATCAAGCCGCGGTTGCCGTTGCAGGCGCACTTGATGCTGAACTGGTACTGCTTTCTGATGTAAGTGGTGTGTTGGATGGTAAAGGTCATCTGATTCCAAGTCTGAATCAACAACAAGCCGATGACCTCATCACAGGAAAAGTCATTACTGACGGCATGATCGTTAAGGTTAAAGCCGCACTAGAAGCTGCTAACGACCTCGGACGACCAATCGAAGTCGCCACTTGGCGATACCCAGACAAACTGACACAACTTTTTTCAGGTAAGAGCATCGGAACACAGTTTTTACCTCAGTAG